In Tursiops truncatus isolate mTurTru1 chromosome 9, mTurTru1.mat.Y, whole genome shotgun sequence, a single genomic region encodes these proteins:
- the LSMEM1 gene encoding leucine-rich single-pass membrane protein 1, which produces MNPSSQDTGSGGIPEDRKLYVVDSINDLNKLNLCPAGSQHLFPLEEKIPDVGTNSGNGNHSLFLVGLIIVLIVSLALVSFVIFLIVQTGNKMEDVSRRLAAEGRDIDDLKKINSIIVKRLNQLDSEQN; this is translated from the exons ATGAATCCTTCTTCCCAGGACACCGGCTCTGGCGGCATTCCTGAAGATAGAAAGCTTTATGTTGTGGATTCCATAAATGACTTAAACAAACTAAACCTCTGTCCTGCCGGATCACAGCATCTGTTCC CTCTAGAGGAGAAAATCCCGGACGTCGGCACTAACTCAGGAAATGGAAACCACAGTCTGTTTTTGGTGGGGCTGATCATCGTGCTGATTGTCAGCCTGGCACTGGTTTCCTTTGTGATATTTCTGATAG ttcaaACTGGCAACAAGATGGAAGATGTGTCAAGAAGACTAGCAGCTGAGGGAAGGGACATAGATGATCTTAAGAAAATCAACAGCATCATTGTAAAGCGACTCAACCAACTGGACTCTGAACAGAACTAA